The stretch of DNA GGGCAGTTCAATCTCAAAGTGGGTGGGATGGCAGACATCAATCTCGGCTTTATCTATAACACCCACAACTCCAACAATCCCGCCCAGGCACGTGTCCTCCTCCATCTTGCCCCCTCGGCTGCTGCCACCTATAGTTTCAGACTTCTCGGTCGACCTTTCTCCTTGCGCTATGAAGCTTCTGTTCCGCTCGTCGGTCTGATGTTTTCGCCCAACTACGGACAGTCGTATTACGAGATTTTCTCCGAAGGCAACTACGATCATAATCTCGTTCCCACCACCTTTCTCTCTGCACCGTCTCTGCGACAGACGCTCACGCTCGACTTTCCTCTGCTGCGTTCCACCATCCGCATCGGCTATATCGGCGATGTACAGCAGTCGCACGTCAACCGCCTGAAGACGCACGTCTACACCCACGGCTTGGTTATCGGCGTAGTCAAGCGATTCAAACTCATCAAGATTGCCCCATGAAAATCTCTCTTACACGCTTTCTGCTCTATCTGTTGTCGCTGCTCTTCACGCTTTCGGCCTGTGTGAACGAACCCGAATATGAGAATACGCCACGTGGCAACTTCGAAGCCCTTTGGCGCATTATCGACGAGCACTATTGCTTTTTCGATTATAAAAAACAGGCTTACGGCTTAGACTGGAACGAGGTATACCGTCGATATGCCCCACAATTGAGTGCGAACCTCACCGAGGAACAGACTTTCGAGGTGCTCACCAACATGCTCGGCGAGTTGAAGGACGGTCACGTCAACCTCTATTCTCCCTTCGACGTAGGGCGGAACTGGGCCTGGCACGAGAAATATCCCCGCAATCTGAGCGACTCTTTGCTGCGCAAATATCTCGGCACCGACTATCGCATTGCCACCGGTCTGAAGTATCGCATTCTCGACGACAACATAGGCTACATCCGCTGTGCTACCTTCATCAACGATTTTGGCAGCGGCAATCTCGATAACATCCTGCTCTACCTCGCTCCCTGCAACGGGCTCATCATCGACTTACGCGACAACAGCGGCGGGCTTGTCACCAGTGCCGAAGAGCTGGCTGCACGCTTCACCAACGAGACCCTCACGGTAGGCTACCTCCAACACAAGCGCGGCCGCGGGCATAACGACTTCTCACCTCTGAGCGAACAGAAGCTGAAACCTTCGCGCGGACTCAGATGGCAGAAAAAGGTTGTTGTCCTCACCAATCGCGGCGTGTACAGTGCCGCCAACGAATTTGTGAAATACATGAAGTGTTGCCCCCAAGTAACGATTGTGGGCGACAGGACGGGCGGTGGTGCCGGACTGCCCTTTTCAAGCGAACTGCCTAACGGTTGGGCCGTGCGCTTCTCGGCCTGCCCGATGTACGATCGCGACAAGCAGAACACCGAGTTCGGCATTGCTCCCCACCATCTCGTCGGCCTCCGTGGCACCGATCTCCGCCGTGGTCGCGACACCCTTATCGAGTACGCCCG from Prevotella sp. oral taxon 475 encodes:
- a CDS encoding DUF3316 domain-containing protein, with product MLKIQAQTVETPSGDKVITNAKLFGVGYTQVLDTYLSPEKYRGTDLRFLSHTTREREGSRLSRQLVHQGNISYVHNRAKSGNEIAGMYNFGYALHYNFALCGGQFNLKVGGMADINLGFIYNTHNSNNPAQARVLLHLAPSAAATYSFRLLGRPFSLRYEASVPLVGLMFSPNYGQSYYEIFSEGNYDHNLVPTTFLSAPSLRQTLTLDFPLLRSTIRIGYIGDVQQSHVNRLKTHVYTHGLVIGVVKRFKLIKIAP
- a CDS encoding S41 family peptidase — encoded protein: MKISLTRFLLYLLSLLFTLSACVNEPEYENTPRGNFEALWRIIDEHYCFFDYKKQAYGLDWNEVYRRYAPQLSANLTEEQTFEVLTNMLGELKDGHVNLYSPFDVGRNWAWHEKYPRNLSDSLLRKYLGTDYRIATGLKYRILDDNIGYIRCATFINDFGSGNLDNILLYLAPCNGLIIDLRDNSGGLVTSAEELAARFTNETLTVGYLQHKRGRGHNDFSPLSEQKLKPSRGLRWQKKVVVLTNRGVYSAANEFVKYMKCCPQVTIVGDRTGGGAGLPFSSELPNGWAVRFSACPMYDRDKQNTEFGIAPHHLVGLRGTDLRRGRDTLIEYARRLLAQ